In Methanomassiliicoccus sp., a single window of DNA contains:
- the thsA gene encoding thermosome subunit alpha, whose product MAYSLGQSQPIIVLREGTERTKNKEAQANNIAAARAIADAVRTTLGPKGMDKMLVDSLGDVVITNDGVTILKEIDVQHPAAKMVVEVAKTQDSECGDGTTTSVVIAGELLKQSEQLIDHNVHPTIIANGYKLAAAEAIRILEKIAVDAKGNDVLKRVAKTAMTGKSVGGQIDYLSELAVKAVKAVAEDSDGKCKVDVENIKVEKKTGMTVADTEFINGLVVDKEKVHPRMPKVVNKAKIAIISSALEIKKTEVEAKIQIRDPAAMQRFLDEEESQLKEMVDKIKSVGANVVFCQKGMDDLVQHYLAKAGIYACRRLKESDMEKLAKATGGNVVGNLDSISKADLGCADSVEERKIGEEEMTFVTGCKNPKAVSIIIRGGTEHVIDEVERALHDALRVVGVAMEDGKVVAGGGAPEIELALRLADYASTVGGREQLAIEAFAEAMEIIPWALAENAGLDPIDLVIKLKTAHEGKKNAMYMGIDLETGEPANMMDANVIEPLRVKKQAVESATEVAGMILRIDDVIASKKGPGPGAPGMPGADRMPPGGMPGMMPGMM is encoded by the coding sequence ATGGCATATTCTCTAGGACAAAGCCAACCTATTATCGTGCTAAGAGAGGGCACTGAGCGGACCAAGAACAAGGAAGCTCAGGCCAATAACATCGCCGCTGCCCGCGCCATAGCTGACGCGGTACGCACCACCTTGGGACCGAAGGGCATGGACAAGATGCTGGTCGATTCCCTCGGCGATGTCGTCATCACCAACGATGGCGTGACCATCCTGAAGGAGATCGACGTCCAGCATCCCGCGGCCAAGATGGTCGTGGAGGTGGCCAAGACCCAGGATTCCGAGTGCGGGGACGGCACGACCACCTCCGTGGTCATCGCCGGCGAGCTCCTGAAGCAGTCCGAGCAGCTTATCGACCACAACGTTCACCCGACCATCATCGCCAACGGGTACAAGCTTGCGGCCGCCGAGGCCATCAGGATCCTCGAGAAGATCGCCGTGGACGCGAAGGGCAACGATGTTCTGAAGAGGGTCGCCAAGACCGCCATGACCGGCAAGTCCGTGGGTGGCCAGATCGACTACCTTTCCGAACTCGCGGTGAAGGCCGTTAAGGCCGTGGCCGAGGATTCCGACGGCAAGTGCAAGGTCGACGTGGAGAACATCAAGGTCGAGAAGAAGACCGGCATGACCGTAGCTGACACCGAGTTCATCAACGGCCTGGTCGTGGACAAGGAAAAGGTCCACCCCCGGATGCCTAAGGTCGTCAACAAGGCTAAGATCGCCATCATATCCTCCGCCCTGGAGATCAAGAAGACCGAGGTCGAGGCCAAGATCCAGATCCGGGACCCCGCCGCCATGCAGCGCTTCCTGGACGAGGAGGAGTCCCAGCTGAAGGAGATGGTCGACAAGATCAAGTCCGTCGGCGCCAACGTCGTGTTCTGCCAGAAGGGCATGGATGACCTCGTGCAGCACTACCTGGCCAAGGCCGGTATCTACGCCTGCAGGAGGCTCAAGGAGTCGGACATGGAGAAGCTCGCCAAGGCTACCGGCGGCAACGTCGTGGGCAACCTGGACTCCATATCCAAGGCCGATCTGGGCTGCGCCGATTCGGTCGAGGAGCGCAAGATCGGTGAGGAGGAGATGACCTTCGTCACCGGCTGCAAGAACCCCAAGGCCGTCAGCATCATCATCAGGGGCGGCACCGAGCACGTCATTGACGAGGTCGAGCGCGCCCTGCACGACGCCCTCCGCGTGGTCGGAGTGGCCATGGAGGACGGAAAGGTCGTCGCCGGCGGCGGTGCTCCCGAGATCGAGCTCGCCCTCAGGCTCGCCGACTACGCCTCTACCGTGGGAGGCCGCGAGCAGCTGGCCATCGAAGCTTTCGCCGAAGCGATGGAGATCATCCCCTGGGCCCTGGCCGAGAACGCCGGTCTGGACCCCATCGACCTGGTCATCAAGCTGAAGACCGCTCACGAGGGTAAGAAGAACGCCATGTACATGGGCATCGATCTGGAGACCGGCGAGCCGGCCAACATGATGGACGCTAATGTCATCGAGCCCCTCAGGGTCAAGAAGCAGGCTGTCGAGTCCGCGACCGAGGTCGCCGGCATGATCCTCAGGATCGATGATGTCATCGCTTCCAAGAAGGGCCCTGGCCCCGGCGCCCCCGGAATGCCCGGCGCCGACAGGATGCCTCCAGGCGGAATGCCCGGCATGATGCCCGGCATGATGTAA
- a CDS encoding OB-fold nucleic acid binding domain-containing protein: MARLREEFGGLVDDITIRRLVLEDRGIKMVAKKISDIKDREEVSAVVRVTKINEAKTFNKRTGGQGRVRNLDIEDDSGNCRLTLWDEDVELPENMDLEIGTQLTLTDCYVKKTDFGTDISKGKKGKIEKL, encoded by the coding sequence ATGGCAAGGCTCCGAGAAGAGTTCGGTGGCCTGGTGGACGACATTACCATCCGCCGTTTGGTTCTGGAGGACAGAGGGATCAAGATGGTTGCAAAGAAGATATCGGACATCAAGGACCGGGAGGAGGTCTCCGCGGTGGTCAGGGTCACCAAGATAAACGAGGCCAAAACGTTCAACAAGAGGACCGGCGGGCAGGGCAGGGTCAGGAACCTAGACATCGAGGATGATTCCGGAAACTGCCGCCTTACGCTGTGGGATGAGGATGTCGAGCTCCCCGAGAACATGGACCTCGAGATTGGGACACAGCTCACCCTGACCGACTGCTATGTCAAGAAGACCGATTTCGGAACGGACATATCCAAGGGCAAGAAGGGTAAAATTGAGAAGCTATAA
- a CDS encoding recombinase family protein, whose product MRAALYARVSTDDQAREGYSIPAQLKRLNAFCKAKGWDVTSEYVDEGYSGRDVNRPRYQRMMADREAWDVLLVLKMDRIHRNSRNFTQMMDDLNVWNKQFSSMQEKFDTTSAMGRFVMDIIQRIAQLESEQIGERVKVGMVQKAKKCSGHLGSPDPYGYEIVQGELKAVDHEAGVVPFIYHSYANGTSLEDIARRLNGLGIPAKKGGRWSKQAVSGVLRNPVYCGYIRWDGQLIPLSHPTLVSTGSYNLVQDMMEERRRNGLGAHHRLVEATSDD is encoded by the coding sequence TTGCGCGCAGCGTTGTATGCCAGAGTATCGACGGATGATCAGGCGAGAGAGGGCTATAGCATTCCGGCTCAGCTAAAGCGTCTCAACGCTTTTTGCAAGGCCAAGGGCTGGGATGTGACCTCAGAGTATGTAGACGAAGGGTATTCCGGGCGGGATGTCAACCGACCACGTTACCAGCGCATGATGGCCGATCGAGAGGCGTGGGATGTCCTTCTTGTCCTCAAGATGGACCGTATCCACCGTAACTCGAGAAACTTCACCCAGATGATGGACGACCTGAACGTGTGGAATAAGCAGTTCAGTTCCATGCAGGAAAAGTTCGACACCACCTCGGCGATGGGGCGCTTCGTCATGGACATCATACAGAGGATCGCCCAGCTTGAATCGGAGCAGATCGGGGAACGGGTCAAGGTCGGCATGGTCCAGAAGGCCAAGAAATGCTCAGGCCACTTGGGAAGCCCCGACCCGTACGGCTACGAGATCGTGCAGGGCGAGCTCAAGGCGGTGGACCACGAGGCCGGAGTGGTCCCTTTCATCTATCATAGCTATGCCAACGGGACGTCGCTCGAGGACATAGCCCGAAGGCTCAACGGCCTCGGGATCCCGGCTAAGAAGGGAGGCCGATGGAGCAAGCAGGCGGTGAGCGGGGTGCTGCGCAATCCGGTGTATTGCGGTTACATACGATGGGATGGGCAGCTGATCCCTCTGAGCCATCCCACGCTCGTCTCCACAGGTTCATACAATCTGGTCCAGGATATGATGGAGGAGCGCCGGAGGAACGGTCTGGGAGCACATCACCGGCTGGTGGAGGCGACCTCCGATGACTAG
- a CDS encoding recombinase family protein has product MTRAAIYIRVSTEEQAEEGYSLEAQRDRLVAYCEAQGWDIADVYADRGHTGRKISNRDEYKRMLAEKDRWDNILVMKMDRIHRNSKNFMIMMEELEKWDKKFTSMQEELDTSTSIGRFVVDMIQRIAQLESEQIGERTYMGMAQKAESGGLLGFNPPFGYGIENNDLVVKDEEAAVVREMFDSYCSGLSMNSIAQSLNGRGVFTRRGARWTLYSIRQILHNPAYAGYRRWDGYLVRSGHASIIGLETYNRVQELAASRTRDPRKRGRRVLTPEDA; this is encoded by the coding sequence ATGACTAGGGCGGCGATTTACATCCGGGTATCCACGGAGGAGCAGGCCGAGGAAGGCTATTCCCTCGAGGCCCAGCGGGATCGCCTGGTCGCCTACTGCGAGGCGCAAGGCTGGGACATCGCCGATGTCTATGCCGACCGTGGACACACCGGCCGGAAGATCAGCAACCGCGACGAGTACAAACGGATGCTGGCCGAGAAGGACAGATGGGACAACATCCTGGTCATGAAGATGGATCGTATCCACCGCAACTCGAAGAACTTCATGATCATGATGGAAGAGCTGGAAAAGTGGGACAAGAAGTTCACCTCAATGCAGGAAGAGCTGGATACTTCCACCTCCATCGGCCGTTTCGTCGTGGACATGATCCAGAGGATCGCCCAGCTTGAATCGGAGCAGATCGGGGAGCGGACGTACATGGGCATGGCCCAAAAGGCCGAGTCTGGGGGGCTCCTGGGGTTCAACCCACCCTTTGGATACGGTATCGAGAACAACGACCTTGTGGTCAAGGACGAAGAGGCCGCGGTGGTGCGCGAGATGTTCGACTCTTACTGCTCCGGGCTGTCCATGAACTCCATCGCCCAGTCCCTGAACGGACGGGGGGTCTTCACTCGTCGGGGGGCCCGCTGGACCCTCTACTCGATACGGCAGATCCTTCACAACCCCGCCTATGCTGGGTACCGCAGGTGGGACGGATACCTGGTGAGGAGCGGGCACGCCTCCATCATCGGCCTGGAGACCTATAATCGGGTCCAGGAGCTCGCCGCCTCGAGGACCCGCGACCCCCGGAAGCGTGGACGTAGGGTCCTGACCCCTGAAGATGCCTAA